A single region of the uncultured Fibrobacter sp. genome encodes:
- a CDS encoding FISUMP domain-containing protein — MSAFFSILAILSAALLAACGGDGSTSPQPSETETIERDSSSSQKHVGSSSSNFENSEAETGKRISSSSYRNGTAQESSSSRLVDPDGLLNPNISYGVLVDSRDNQTYRTVKIGRLTWMAQNLNYVSERSIPSDYGIGRLYQWPEALGLDSTHISESFEFDALKLIAHENHRGICPEGWHIPTVIEYVLLVKAVEAEVGKEHVGSALKSSAVGAWPEEPDEDKPTNVSGFSAAYAGWANENDRYVKYGEDTWLGGPTTETIFWATVPNGGSGGYGFHLDKTGMVSDQMSSYYRSGKASVRCVQDRDFDEGKSAGPQQGSVYDSLENTLTDLRDNRVYRTTVIGSQVWMAENLKYVTTGGYADDMEQSRCFNDDPQYCEDFGRLYRWTAAMDIPSSYAEKVFDDTLMHQGLCPQGWHVPSNTDFDTLIVNAGGFKTAALNLKSADYWFEGGKPRPGTLKYSFDALPIMTYYERQPYASKIGPLSAFWSSWNDNLNGGSLGFVYDKDGIADFRSTEKYWFIPLRCLRDERVPE; from the coding sequence ATGAGCGCTTTTTTCAGTATTTTGGCTATTCTGTCTGCGGCATTGCTCGCTGCCTGCGGTGGCGACGGCTCAACATCCCCTCAGCCAAGCGAAACCGAGACCATCGAGCGTGATTCGAGTTCTTCGCAAAAACATGTTGGTTCATCTTCCAGTAATTTTGAGAATTCTGAAGCGGAAACGGGAAAACGGATTTCCAGTTCGTCCTACAGAAACGGAACGGCGCAGGAATCATCGAGTTCACGGCTTGTCGATCCCGACGGGCTACTGAATCCGAACATCTCGTACGGAGTGCTAGTGGATTCCCGTGACAATCAAACCTATAGAACCGTGAAGATTGGTCGCCTAACCTGGATGGCCCAGAACCTGAATTACGTATCTGAGCGCAGCATTCCGAGTGATTATGGAATAGGGCGACTTTACCAGTGGCCAGAGGCTCTTGGCCTGGACTCGACCCACATATCGGAAAGCTTTGAGTTTGACGCGCTAAAACTGATTGCGCACGAAAACCATCGGGGAATTTGTCCCGAAGGATGGCACATCCCGACCGTTATCGAATATGTGCTTCTCGTAAAAGCCGTAGAAGCCGAAGTCGGCAAGGAACATGTCGGATCGGCGCTCAAGTCAAGTGCCGTGGGTGCATGGCCCGAAGAACCCGACGAAGACAAGCCGACAAACGTCTCGGGCTTTTCGGCGGCATACGCAGGGTGGGCAAACGAGAATGACAGGTACGTGAAATATGGAGAAGACACGTGGCTGGGCGGCCCGACGACAGAAACGATATTTTGGGCAACCGTTCCCAATGGCGGTTCTGGCGGATATGGTTTTCATCTTGACAAGACCGGAATGGTCTCTGATCAGATGAGCTCGTATTATAGAAGCGGAAAGGCTTCAGTCCGTTGCGTACAGGACCGCGACTTTGACGAAGGAAAAAGTGCGGGGCCGCAGCAAGGGAGCGTGTATGACAGTCTGGAGAACACGTTGACGGACCTGCGCGACAATCGTGTTTACAGGACGACGGTAATCGGTTCGCAGGTATGGATGGCGGAGAACCTGAAGTATGTGACAACGGGCGGTTATGCAGATGACATGGAGCAGAGCCGTTGCTTTAATGACGATCCACAGTACTGCGAGGACTTTGGAAGGCTTTACCGATGGACGGCAGCCATGGACATTCCCTCCTCTTACGCGGAAAAGGTTTTCGATGATACGCTGATGCACCAGGGACTTTGCCCGCAAGGGTGGCACGTTCCTAGCAATACCGATTTCGACACGCTGATTGTGAACGCGGGGGGATTTAAGACGGCTGCGCTGAATCTCAAGTCGGCGGACTATTGGTTTGAAGGTGGGAAGCCAAGGCCGGGCACCTTGAAATATTCATTTGACGCCCTTCCCATCATGACGTATTATGAACGGCAACCATACGCAAGCAAGATAGGGCCTTTGAGCGCCTTTTGGTCTTCCTGGAACGACAACTTGAATGGAGGCAGCCTGGGCTTTGTCTATGACAAAGACGGCATTGCGGATTTTCGCAGTACCGAAAAATACTGGTTTATTCCGCTCCGTTGCCTGAGGGACGAACGGGTTCCCGAGTAG